GCGCAGCAAATCGAAGCCGCCAAGCGCAACCACACCGCTTAACGCGATCAGGGGCATCGAATGCTGGCCAAAGTACAGGATCGCGGCAGCCAGCCAGGTCGAGATAAAGAAGGCGCCAATTCGTTTCATGATGAAAATCCTGCTGTCAATGCGTCCCAACGCGCCATGCGCTTTCCAGATAATTATCTATGCAACTAAACGGACCAAAAAAGGAAGCGCTTAAGTGAGCGCCTCGCGCGCACCCCGCACTTTGGTCACGGTGTCCGCGAATTTTGCGTTGCCGAGTGTCGCCTTGAGCCTGGCCGTTACTGCATTGCTGGCGCCATTCAGCGCAACCTTGATACCAATCGCTTTTCTTGTCGGGAAGATGGAAACCCCGCGGCCGTCGTCCGCGGTGCGGCGCCGCTCGATGTACCCCTTCGCTTCGAGGCCGTCCATCGCCCGCGTCGCCGTCGGCCTTGCAATCGACATTTGCTCCGAGAGTTCACGCTGCAGCATTCCCGGCCTGTCGATGATGGCGCGGAGCATGAAACCTTGAGGCGGTGTCAGGTCGAAAGGCTCGAATGCGTCGGCCCATTCCCGCTCGAGTCTGCGAGCAAGCGCCGAAGTGTTGAAGTAGAGGCAATGATCGAACATGACACAAGCCTATATCAATGTAGTTAGCAATGCAACTACTTGCGCCCGTGCAAGGTGCCCGGCCATGAGTGGCTTCGCAAAACGCTCACACCCCACCGCTCCCGGAGGCGTTCCGGCGGTTCGCAATGAACGTCTCGACGTACTGGATCGCCTGCTGGCACTGGTCGAGCGAAAGCGCGTGGATGTTCGGCGGTAGCGGATCGAAGCCCAACTCGGTCGACACCCAGCGGATCGCCCTGGCACGCGCCTCAAAGGCATTGACGCGATCGCGGCGAACCTTGCCGGCAACGAGTGGTTCGAGCGTGTCGTGCAGACGGCTCTTCGCGTCACGGAGTTGTGCGTCGGCGAGCCGGCCGAGCGGGATGTTGCGCGTGCTTCGCGCGAGCACGCCGATCCACGCCTGACAGGATGCACAGAGCCATACCGGTCCGTGATCCTCGCGATAGGGGTACGCCTGGTCGCCTGCCC
The DNA window shown above is from Paraburkholderia sp. BL10I2N1 and carries:
- a CDS encoding zinc-finger-containing protein, which gives rise to MRVGRPVKALPQPLCDYCGAHAVLTRAGDQAYPYREDHGPVWLCASCQAWIGVLARSTRNIPLGRLADAQLRDAKSRLHDTLEPLVAGKVRRDRVNAFEARARAIRWVSTELGFDPLPPNIHALSLDQCQQAIQYVETFIANRRNASGSGGV
- a CDS encoding MarR family transcriptional regulator; translation: MFDHCLYFNTSALARRLEREWADAFEPFDLTPPQGFMLRAIIDRPGMLQRELSEQMSIARPTATRAMDGLEAKGYIERRRTADDGRGVSIFPTRKAIGIKVALNGASNAVTARLKATLGNAKFADTVTKVRGAREALT